In a genomic window of Chengkuizengella sediminis:
- a CDS encoding NAD(P)/FAD-dependent oxidoreductase, with product MNYDVIITGARCAGASLAILLGQLGYKVLLLDRSQFPSNTTSTHIVGEIDIYKELGVFEQLEESGAPSLHRMRIDLDGTFFESDIIVTQRALGLRRTEFDYILLQKASSFSNVTVKQNHKVNKVLKDNEGKTIGVEVKSRNEVSKQYGTIVIGADGRNSTIASQVHSPYVYESEMMRAGFYGYFKNVNPLTHPCVEWYFNQGDIIFCTPTNDDLHTILVMPHPDHYTDSQQNIKETLLKSIMKNKNLRLRLENASIIDGVKGIGPLKMFIRHSFGPGWALVGDAGAWIHPVSGTGMDDAVLSAKELSIAIDLYFKGVKSWEDALHVYQTKRDQIINIQINRVLSTLQRADQPLTPEKQAWLKLICTFPSIVYDLGNAGSDVLDFLHFKNQDDLKMLVSLEKRKIIHEMRRNHT from the coding sequence TTGAATTATGATGTGATTATCACTGGAGCAAGGTGCGCAGGTGCTTCCTTAGCTATTTTGTTAGGTCAATTAGGATATAAAGTATTATTGTTGGATCGTTCTCAATTTCCTAGCAATACTACATCAACACATATTGTTGGTGAGATTGATATTTATAAAGAATTAGGAGTTTTTGAGCAATTAGAAGAATCGGGTGCTCCTAGCCTCCATAGAATGCGTATTGATTTGGATGGTACTTTTTTTGAATCAGATATCATTGTTACACAAAGGGCATTAGGATTAAGAAGAACCGAATTTGATTACATTTTATTACAAAAAGCCTCTTCATTTTCGAATGTTACAGTGAAACAAAACCATAAAGTGAATAAAGTTCTCAAGGACAATGAGGGTAAAACGATCGGGGTTGAAGTGAAGAGTAGAAATGAAGTATCCAAACAATATGGAACAATAGTCATAGGAGCGGATGGTAGAAATTCTACAATAGCTTCACAAGTTCATTCTCCATATGTCTATGAATCTGAAATGATGAGAGCTGGATTTTATGGCTACTTTAAAAATGTTAACCCTCTTACACATCCCTGTGTAGAATGGTACTTCAATCAAGGTGATATTATTTTTTGCACTCCCACTAATGATGATCTACATACCATTTTAGTTATGCCGCATCCCGATCACTATACAGACTCGCAACAAAATATCAAAGAAACTTTGCTTAAATCTATTATGAAGAACAAAAACTTACGTTTAAGATTAGAAAATGCTTCTATCATAGATGGGGTAAAAGGCATAGGTCCATTAAAGATGTTTATCAGACATTCATTTGGACCTGGCTGGGCTTTAGTCGGTGATGCGGGAGCATGGATTCATCCAGTCTCAGGAACAGGCATGGATGACGCAGTTTTATCCGCAAAGGAATTAAGTATTGCCATTGATTTATATTTTAAAGGTGTCAAATCGTGGGAAGATGCACTCCATGTTTATCAAACCAAAAGAGATCAAATTATCAACATACAAATCAATCGTGTGTTATCTACTCTTCAAAGGGCTGATCAGCCTCTAACACCTGAAAAACAAGCGTGGTTAAAACTGATTTGTACATTCCCCAGTATTGTATATGATCTGGGCAATGCAGGCAGTGACGTTTTAGATTTTTTACATTTTAAGAATCAAGATGACCTTAAAATGTTAGTGAGTTTGGAAAAAAGAAAAATTATTCATGAAATGAGGAGGAATCACACATGA
- a CDS encoding PDZ domain-containing protein — protein MCVSKKILIEREIEKVFWSIVHIDGITSWLVDSGYHESNDELQVRDKFHYQYGNITNTGFVFKKLPPKMIELRNIYKISFNNEERIMPLRTLFSLESFDENNTLLQVDIFGFHRDHGKKMKDIFDYTYNKVLMNLKSVNETGIDCRKQLFKENNLGILFTEKSTDKHKQCITITHIKKGTLAEKIKLKPHDIIEQINGMKVNSYKEFSRLIDCSQFKLKNLIIKRENERKILYMRGEPIEL, from the coding sequence ATGTGTGTCTCAAAAAAAATTTTAATAGAACGTGAGATTGAAAAAGTATTTTGGTCTATCGTTCACATAGATGGCATAACAAGTTGGTTAGTGGATAGCGGATATCACGAAAGTAACGACGAACTGCAAGTAAGAGACAAGTTTCATTACCAATATGGAAACATAACCAATACAGGATTTGTTTTTAAAAAGCTCCCTCCTAAAATGATTGAATTAAGAAACATTTATAAAATTAGCTTTAACAACGAGGAACGAATCATGCCTTTGAGGACTTTATTTTCTTTAGAATCATTTGATGAGAATAATACACTGTTACAAGTTGATATTTTTGGTTTTCATAGAGATCATGGCAAGAAGATGAAAGATATATTTGACTATACCTATAATAAAGTGCTAATGAACTTAAAATCTGTAAACGAAACCGGAATTGATTGTAGAAAACAGCTGTTTAAAGAAAATAACTTGGGTATCCTGTTTACAGAAAAAAGTACGGATAAACATAAGCAATGCATCACCATTACACATATTAAAAAAGGCACACTAGCAGAAAAAATAAAGCTCAAACCACATGACATCATTGAGCAGATAAATGGAATGAAAGTGAATAGCTATAAAGAGTTTTCCAGATTAATTGATTGTTCACAGTTTAAACTCAAAAACTTAATAATCAAAAGAGAAAATGAAAGAAAAATCTTATATATGCGTGGTGAACCGATTGAATTATGA
- a CDS encoding alpha/beta fold hydrolase has protein sequence MITTQKKYGVDKKIYGVVSQNDRNPKVISLFFPGYGQAMSEKNYLFSTIRKVLTPLLTNYKFIQFDYFGHGDSMGELGEVSLSTMIDSVMQVLDEELIPEVTKVQFIANGLGCVIANEVFKLLNNKIKIELLFIHPPIQKINKIKKIFPKHILNELERKGSMDTQKLCPGMDYYTFSDFNMEQVGFFSRLGSYMLYLHGQKCSYKFLSEIDELNFVNELKQLYNNTKVVIGEKDEESIKMLNQNLPEIYIIKLPDVHYFHDHPKAVDFIIQAIHKDEVR, from the coding sequence ATGATCACAACTCAGAAGAAGTATGGGGTTGATAAGAAGATTTATGGTGTCGTTTCTCAAAATGATCGTAATCCAAAGGTCATCAGCTTATTTTTTCCAGGATATGGACAAGCAATGAGTGAAAAAAACTATTTATTTTCAACGATTCGTAAGGTGCTAACTCCCCTTTTAACAAATTATAAATTTATTCAATTTGATTATTTTGGTCATGGAGACAGCATGGGAGAACTAGGAGAAGTTAGCTTATCTACTATGATTGACAGTGTCATGCAAGTATTAGACGAAGAACTCATTCCAGAGGTGACGAAAGTACAATTCATTGCCAATGGTTTGGGATGTGTAATTGCAAATGAAGTATTCAAATTGCTCAACAATAAAATAAAAATCGAACTCCTGTTCATCCATCCGCCTATACAAAAAATAAATAAAATAAAAAAAATTTTTCCCAAACACATTTTAAATGAATTAGAAAGAAAAGGCAGCATGGACACCCAAAAGTTATGCCCTGGAATGGATTATTATACATTTAGTGATTTTAACATGGAGCAAGTCGGTTTTTTTTCTAGATTAGGTTCTTATATGTTATATTTACACGGTCAAAAGTGCAGTTATAAGTTTTTAAGTGAAATAGATGAGTTAAATTTTGTCAACGAACTAAAACAATTATATAATAATACAAAGGTTGTTATTGGTGAGAAAGATGAAGAAAGTATTAAAATGTTAAATCAAAATCTACCTGAAATATATATCATTAAACTTCCTGACGTTCACTATTTTCATGACCATCCTAAAGCAGTTGATTTTATCATCCAAGCTATCCACAAAGATGAAGTACGATGA
- a CDS encoding glycosyltransferase family 1 protein, translating into MRILMTSKPILEHILVLYNIGQTLAKQGVEIFVLNVPGFKDIPIMEHWNFIESKCKEMSFEDNASFQSLAHEIKNEFQQEEQHLIEMLSVIEHHHIDVVLLDSSLSGASYACEIKQIPWFSVEPASFTLEAKQENEPEENETIILFMQRYLNQLRKKYQLTPLPRSYRSNISYVGVSPYLHMIPANNINQVNTPSHFFFIGPQLYKNSKQYFKKTKFHHHVLIETLTYDNPQFLIQTVHFIEECIRSLHDKENLIIRCTSSMMQKIKVKQKNVLFVDCKKHQVMPYLNCKLVLNQGSYGSFFNSIKNKIPQISVPQGWDSRYFTNFVDRDGLGEIVEPSECSQIKILEQYNKIMSNFSSYRDNIKHFNDKCKKIDPTFKIMNIFRSIK; encoded by the coding sequence ATGAGGATTTTGATGACGTCAAAACCTATTTTAGAACATATTTTAGTTTTGTATAATATAGGTCAAACACTTGCTAAACAAGGAGTGGAAATATTTGTTTTAAACGTACCTGGCTTTAAAGATATACCCATTATGGAGCATTGGAATTTTATAGAAAGCAAATGTAAAGAAATGTCTTTTGAAGATAACGCTTCATTCCAATCGTTAGCTCACGAAATTAAAAATGAATTTCAGCAAGAAGAACAACATTTAATAGAAATGTTAAGTGTGATTGAACATCATCATATAGATGTTGTGTTATTGGATTCTAGTCTGTCTGGTGCCTCCTACGCATGTGAAATAAAGCAAATCCCATGGTTTAGTGTTGAACCGGCTAGCTTTACTTTAGAAGCAAAACAGGAAAATGAGCCTGAAGAGAACGAAACGATTATTCTCTTTATGCAGAGATATTTAAATCAATTAAGAAAAAAATATCAATTAACACCACTCCCACGCAGCTACAGATCAAACATTTCATATGTTGGCGTTTCCCCTTATTTGCACATGATCCCAGCGAACAATATCAATCAAGTAAACACACCCAGTCATTTTTTCTTTATCGGTCCACAGTTATATAAAAACAGCAAGCAATATTTTAAAAAGACCAAATTTCATCATCATGTGTTGATTGAGACATTAACTTATGATAATCCTCAATTTTTAATCCAAACTGTTCATTTTATTGAAGAATGTATCCGTTCGTTGCACGATAAAGAAAACCTCATCATACGTTGCACATCGTCTATGATGCAAAAGATCAAGGTGAAACAAAAAAACGTGTTATTCGTTGATTGTAAAAAACATCAAGTGATGCCCTATTTAAATTGCAAGTTAGTACTGAACCAAGGAAGTTATGGTTCGTTTTTTAACAGTATTAAAAACAAAATACCACAAATCTCCGTGCCGCAAGGATGGGATAGTCGATATTTTACTAACTTTGTTGATAGAGATGGTTTAGGTGAAATTGTTGAGCCTTCTGAATGTTCACAAATAAAAATTTTAGAACAATATAACAAAATCATGTCAAATTTTTCATCCTATCGAGATAATATTAAACATTTTAATGATAAATGTAAAAAAATCGATCCCACTTTTAAAATAATGAATATATTCAGGAGTATAAAATAA
- a CDS encoding Gfo/Idh/MocA family protein: MIQKLKVGVIGTGAIAQNRHIPEYKKNRVVELVGVVDINLSRAKEVADQFNIQHYYQSTKDLIEHHDLDIISICTPNHTHTEIAKACLNKGIHVLCEKPLSTHYKDALALNKLAEEKNVYLAVGLNQRLVPAHQKIKEILDHGDFGKVYQIKASFGHSGPEHWSVEGEKNWFFDREKSFFGSLGDLGIHKIDLIRWFLNEEITEVSSLKSTIEKPTNVDDNAIVIMKTEGDTLCTVTTSWTYTPWVHNELMISCEFGTLLLEQNPDKPGLTILKKNMEETVEVDWLMKEKSGYCHSGLINYFVNSVMSKTEPTFISAKTFLGTLKATFAAEQSAKTKQTVCIND; encoded by the coding sequence ATGATCCAAAAACTAAAAGTAGGAGTGATTGGAACAGGTGCGATTGCTCAGAATAGGCACATCCCCGAGTATAAAAAAAATAGAGTTGTTGAACTCGTAGGCGTGGTTGATATAAATTTAAGCAGGGCTAAAGAAGTAGCGGATCAATTTAATATTCAACACTATTATCAAAGTACAAAGGATTTAATTGAACACCACGACTTGGATATCATTTCAATATGTACACCCAATCATACACATACAGAGATTGCGAAAGCGTGTTTAAATAAAGGAATACATGTGTTGTGTGAAAAACCGTTATCCACTCATTATAAGGATGCGTTAGCTTTGAATAAATTAGCAGAGGAAAAAAATGTGTATTTGGCAGTGGGTTTAAATCAGCGATTGGTGCCAGCACATCAGAAAATAAAAGAAATTTTAGACCATGGTGATTTTGGCAAAGTTTATCAAATCAAAGCTTCTTTTGGTCATAGCGGCCCAGAACATTGGAGTGTAGAAGGAGAGAAAAATTGGTTTTTTGACAGAGAAAAAAGTTTTTTTGGGAGTTTAGGTGATTTGGGCATACATAAAATTGATCTTATTCGCTGGTTTTTAAATGAGGAGATCACAGAAGTATCTTCACTTAAATCTACGATTGAAAAACCTACAAATGTAGATGATAACGCGATCGTTATCATGAAAACTGAAGGGGATACATTATGTACGGTAACAACCAGTTGGACCTACACACCTTGGGTTCATAATGAACTTATGATTTCTTGTGAATTTGGAACATTATTGTTAGAGCAAAACCCTGACAAACCTGGATTGACGATTTTAAAAAAAAATATGGAAGAAACAGTAGAAGTGGATTGGTTGATGAAAGAAAAAAGTGGATACTGTCATTCAGGTTTAATCAATTATTTTGTGAATTCAGTAATGAGCAAGACTGAGCCTACTTTTATTTCCGCCAAAACGTTTCTAGGTACATTAAAAGCAACTTTTGCTGCTGAACAATCGGCAAAAACTAAACAAACTGTTTGTATCAATGATTAA
- a CDS encoding class I SAM-dependent methyltransferase has protein sequence MLNFHEYLKYLKKNKVFGMMTEDELQALLLCVMNHDVDGDIVEIGAWAGLSTILLAMGDALSRLQRRVITIDHFKGSLEHQALLKGKSTYHMFMRNITLCKVKDKIKVLQMDSQEAHKLLDQQISILFLDGSHMYPHVKKELKYYPEKVKKNGLILIHDYEPQWQTKIAVDEWIQENEEYEKVVLINTLLIVRKK, from the coding sequence ATGTTAAATTTTCATGAATACCTGAAATACTTAAAGAAAAATAAAGTATTTGGCATGATGACTGAGGATGAACTACAAGCACTGCTTTTATGTGTCATGAACCATGATGTTGATGGTGACATCGTAGAAATAGGTGCTTGGGCGGGATTATCAACGATACTATTAGCGATGGGTGATGCTCTTTCCCGGTTACAAAGAAGGGTGATTACCATAGATCATTTCAAAGGGAGTTTAGAGCATCAAGCACTGCTAAAAGGAAAATCAACGTATCATATGTTCATGAGAAATATTACATTGTGTAAAGTGAAAGACAAAATTAAAGTGTTACAAATGGATTCCCAAGAGGCACATAAATTATTAGATCAACAGATTAGTATTTTGTTTCTTGACGGTTCTCATATGTACCCTCATGTAAAAAAAGAGCTCAAATACTATCCCGAAAAAGTAAAAAAAAATGGTCTAATACTCATTCATGACTATGAACCACAGTGGCAAACAAAAATTGCAGTAGATGAATGGATACAAGAAAACGAAGAATATGAAAAAGTTGTATTAATAAATACACTTTTAATTGTTAGGAAGAAATGA
- a CDS encoding class I SAM-dependent methyltransferase, producing MSSYFDNVANKYDETRHIPERSFQKIIDFIIDLTALDINHSNVLDIGVGTGRTALPLVEMGYEYTGVDISKNMLSQFLIKLGGEIPKNLTLLHQDLLDIHFLEKSFSHIFSYHVLYFIEEKSLLIEKIKRLLKEGGTYIHCDEILLNNFYIDDLTKQWYMLASQGNRKLEEMLAESDGTISDKEDVVYKLKSTLEQLHFKTEIIKGPKWIQKMSKSDLISYFENRRDIYTGHLTEMEREKIFIEWKTIVDEKWGSRPEKFIRKQLYVLKFVKEGEHTC from the coding sequence TTGAGTTCATATTTTGACAACGTTGCTAATAAGTATGATGAGACAAGACACATTCCTGAAAGATCATTTCAAAAAATAATAGATTTTATCATAGATTTAACAGCATTGGATATCAATCATTCGAATGTTTTAGATATTGGTGTTGGAACAGGTCGAACAGCTCTGCCTTTAGTTGAAATGGGATATGAATACACTGGAGTGGATATATCCAAAAACATGTTATCCCAATTTTTAATTAAACTTGGAGGGGAAATTCCTAAAAATTTGACGCTCTTACATCAAGACCTATTAGATATTCACTTTTTAGAAAAATCTTTTTCCCATATTTTTTCTTACCATGTTCTCTATTTTATTGAAGAGAAATCCCTTTTAATAGAAAAGATCAAACGGCTTTTAAAAGAAGGGGGGACTTACATACATTGTGATGAAATTTTGCTAAACAATTTTTATATTGATGATCTGACAAAACAGTGGTACATGCTTGCAAGTCAAGGCAATCGTAAATTAGAGGAAATGTTGGCTGAAAGTGATGGAACGATTTCAGATAAAGAAGATGTGGTATATAAACTAAAAAGTACACTTGAGCAACTGCATTTTAAAACAGAAATTATAAAAGGACCTAAATGGATTCAAAAAATGAGCAAAAGTGATTTGATCTCTTATTTTGAAAATAGACGGGATATTTATACAGGGCATTTAACAGAGATGGAAAGAGAAAAAATATTTATTGAATGGAAAACGATAGTTGATGAAAAATGGGGAAGCAGGCCAGAAAAATTCATTAGAAAACAGCTATATGTTCTTAAATTTGTTAAAGAAGGAGAACATACATGTTAA
- a CDS encoding nucleotide disphospho-sugar-binding domain-containing protein, translating to MKKIFWGLSGGLGPIVRAVPIAEFFKKKGYEISFNTYGSNEEKFILNLGYHVLSDWDHIPPPVKKYTFLPTPLFYDLNTYYARFGFMDEHFVETLIMERIKLLQEYQPNIVFSDLSLQTAIAAKYLDIPHITINQSCFHPEGLRIRWWENKPENLPDIVHVVNKVLSKLGLDHISCLEELNRGELDLIPSLPSFDPIHADNVLYTGPLVNDFLIEEEVLPQSEFHPDIMIYPGRLKDGAGNSGLFVLYHSLLTLTQSHYKVLVSIAKDETLPKEITNLLTNNIKIVRWFNPSMIKDKKLFIHHGGHGSCMASLKYETPSIIIPTISEREFNARQVKKLGIGEYVVPAYMNEEVMQRVVSKVLLSSSYKNELKKLNENVDYCLDNVLTKILDHLTGRNE from the coding sequence ATGAAAAAAATTTTTTGGGGGTTAAGCGGTGGCTTAGGTCCTATTGTTCGAGCCGTACCCATTGCTGAATTTTTTAAAAAAAAAGGATATGAGATCAGCTTTAATACTTATGGTTCAAATGAAGAAAAATTTATATTGAACCTTGGTTATCATGTTTTAAGTGATTGGGATCATATCCCCCCTCCTGTGAAAAAATATACTTTTTTGCCTACTCCATTGTTTTATGATTTAAATACGTATTATGCAAGGTTTGGATTTATGGATGAACATTTTGTTGAAACCTTGATTATGGAAAGAATAAAGTTGTTACAAGAATATCAACCGAACATCGTATTTTCTGATTTAAGCCTTCAGACAGCCATTGCTGCTAAATACCTAGATATCCCGCATATCACAATAAATCAATCCTGTTTTCATCCAGAAGGCTTAAGAATAAGGTGGTGGGAAAATAAACCTGAAAACTTGCCTGACATTGTACATGTAGTAAATAAAGTATTAAGTAAATTGGGTTTGGATCATATTAGTTGTTTGGAAGAGTTAAATCGAGGGGAGCTGGATCTTATTCCTAGTTTACCAAGTTTTGACCCTATACATGCTGATAATGTGCTCTATACTGGCCCTCTAGTTAATGATTTTTTAATTGAGGAAGAGGTCCTGCCACAATCAGAGTTTCATCCTGATATTATGATTTATCCAGGGAGATTAAAGGATGGGGCAGGAAACTCAGGACTATTTGTTTTATACCATTCTTTGCTTACGCTCACCCAAAGTCACTATAAGGTTTTAGTATCCATTGCTAAGGATGAAACACTTCCTAAAGAAATAACGAACTTGTTAACTAATAATATAAAGATTGTCAGGTGGTTTAATCCTTCAATGATCAAAGACAAGAAACTGTTCATACATCATGGTGGTCATGGCAGTTGTATGGCTTCACTGAAATATGAAACTCCTTCAATCATTATTCCAACCATATCCGAAAGAGAATTTAATGCAAGACAAGTCAAAAAGCTAGGAATAGGTGAATATGTAGTACCAGCTTATATGAATGAGGAAGTGATGCAACGAGTGGTATCGAAAGTGCTTCTTTCCAGCAGCTATAAAAATGAGTTGAAAAAGCTGAATGAGAATGTAGATTACTGTTTAGATAATGTATTAACTAAAATACTAGATCATTTAACAGGAAGGAATGAATAA
- a CDS encoding aldo/keto reductase family protein codes for MKYRRLGKTGLKVSEIGLGSWLIDERTSEGNNAETIVDRAYELGINFFDSANSYSKGTAEVVLGKALNKYPRHSYVLATKVFLPMGGGPNDKGLSRKHIMEQCDASLKRLGVEYIDLYQCHRYDLETPLEETLRALDDLVSQGKILYAGVSEWSAVQLNDAVRLSKKLNLHQIASNQPYYNMFHRDIEKEIIPLSEQKGIGQVVYSPLAQGVLTGKYKPGTAFPKGSRASNHKANMYMGYVLKEKQLQKVAKLKVIAERNEISVSQLALAWILRLQNISSCIIGASRTDQVNENVKGSGIELCTEDLQEIERILDY; via the coding sequence ATGAAATATCGTCGTTTAGGCAAAACAGGATTAAAAGTAAGTGAGATTGGTTTAGGAAGTTGGTTAATTGATGAACGTACATCAGAAGGTAATAATGCAGAAACGATTGTTGATCGCGCTTATGAGTTGGGAATTAATTTTTTTGATAGCGCAAACTCTTATTCAAAGGGTACAGCAGAAGTGGTTTTAGGAAAAGCACTGAATAAATACCCTCGACATTCCTATGTATTAGCAACAAAAGTATTTTTACCAATGGGAGGGGGTCCTAACGACAAAGGATTATCTCGAAAACATATAATGGAACAATGTGATGCAAGTTTAAAAAGACTGGGTGTAGAATACATAGATTTGTATCAATGTCATCGTTATGATTTAGAAACACCTCTTGAGGAAACATTACGAGCATTAGATGATTTAGTCTCACAAGGAAAGATTTTATATGCTGGAGTAAGTGAATGGAGTGCAGTCCAATTAAACGATGCTGTCCGTTTGTCTAAAAAATTGAATTTACATCAGATTGCTTCTAACCAACCTTATTATAATATGTTCCATCGTGATATCGAAAAAGAAATTATTCCTTTATCTGAACAAAAAGGAATAGGTCAGGTTGTTTATTCTCCATTAGCTCAAGGTGTTTTAACTGGTAAATATAAACCAGGAACAGCATTCCCCAAAGGTTCAAGAGCTTCCAATCACAAAGCCAATATGTATATGGGATATGTGCTTAAAGAAAAACAGCTCCAAAAGGTTGCGAAATTAAAAGTGATTGCTGAAAGAAATGAAATTAGTGTTTCCCAGCTTGCACTTGCTTGGATATTACGTTTACAAAATATCTCAAGCTGTATCATCGGTGCATCTCGAACTGATCAAGTGAATGAAAATGTAAAGGGATCTGGGATAGAATTATGTACTGAAGACTTGCAAGAAATTGAGAGAATCTTAGATTATTAA
- a CDS encoding PDZ domain-containing protein yields MINSALNKTINIIHIESSIEKVWRGIAIPDGSNAYLSDKAETTGDPQNPQPGDVFHFIYGDIENESKCVESEFPTRFRLLDQYQSMLPDGTLVPYNLDTTFKLKQVDEMVELTVEVAGYGEEPNDLWIRECMETGWRRSLINLKCVLELGLDLRNELFGYPRIGVNNTGVSDYYSATFNLELGKGNYILECFPGGPAYEAGIRKGDVVTKISDEPVNNYCEFVKELSKSYSVKKEINIEYLRNGQMHTAILNPTYDDRFTGLIDPNTNSEDLVEIRKQRKETRLNR; encoded by the coding sequence ATGATCAATTCAGCATTAAACAAAACAATCAATATCATTCATATTGAATCATCAATTGAAAAAGTATGGAGAGGTATAGCTATACCTGACGGATCAAATGCATACTTAAGCGATAAAGCCGAAACGACAGGAGACCCGCAAAATCCACAGCCTGGTGATGTGTTTCATTTTATATATGGGGACATAGAGAATGAAAGCAAATGTGTAGAATCCGAATTCCCTACAAGATTTAGATTGTTAGATCAATATCAGTCTATGTTACCCGATGGAACCTTGGTTCCTTACAACTTAGACACAACATTTAAACTAAAGCAAGTAGATGAAATGGTTGAACTTACTGTAGAAGTGGCGGGTTATGGGGAAGAACCAAATGATTTATGGATTAGAGAATGCATGGAAACAGGATGGAGACGTTCATTAATCAATCTTAAATGCGTGCTAGAATTAGGTTTAGATTTACGAAATGAGTTGTTTGGCTATCCAAGAATAGGTGTGAATAATACTGGAGTATCAGACTATTATTCCGCAACCTTCAATCTAGAACTAGGCAAAGGAAATTATATATTGGAATGTTTCCCAGGTGGCCCCGCTTATGAGGCCGGTATTCGTAAAGGTGATGTGGTTACAAAAATATCAGACGAACCTGTAAACAATTATTGTGAGTTTGTGAAGGAGCTTTCAAAAAGCTACAGCGTCAAAAAGGAAATTAATATCGAATATTTACGAAATGGGCAAATGCACACTGCGATCCTGAACCCAACTTATGATGATCGTTTTACGGGATTGATCGATCCTAATACAAACTCAGAAGATTTAGTAGAAATTAGGAAACAAAGAAAGGAAACAAGACTTAACAGATAG
- a CDS encoding VOC family protein, whose amino-acid sequence MEKLFERVDTIIIQVKDYKEAGQWYMDRLGLESSFEDPKEKYIVLKVSETPITLHEVSNVTTPQNSCYPILYVKDIEKVHKHLQEKNVKVEDIQADGSVTFFDFYDLYGNKLEVCHF is encoded by the coding sequence ATGGAAAAATTATTTGAGAGAGTTGACACGATTATAATTCAGGTGAAGGATTATAAAGAAGCTGGACAGTGGTATATGGATCGGTTGGGTTTAGAATCCTCTTTTGAAGATCCAAAAGAAAAGTACATCGTGTTAAAAGTATCAGAAACGCCAATTACTTTACATGAAGTTTCAAATGTTACAACGCCTCAGAATAGCTGTTATCCTATTTTATACGTAAAAGATATTGAAAAAGTTCATAAACATTTACAAGAAAAAAATGTGAAGGTAGAGGACATTCAAGCAGATGGCTCTGTTACTTTTTTTGATTTTTATGATTTATACGGAAATAAATTAGAAGTCTGCCATTTCTAA
- a CDS encoding DUF423 domain-containing protein, whose amino-acid sequence MKNHLITGSILAFLAVALGAFGSHILQDILTEERYSTYQIAVQYHLFGSLAVIIVAIVMDKLSGSSILWAGRMLVAGTVIFPGSIYILSLTDIGIFGALAPIGGTSFLIGFLLVCIAALKQK is encoded by the coding sequence TTGAAGAATCACTTAATAACGGGCAGCATATTAGCTTTTTTAGCAGTTGCACTTGGAGCGTTTGGCTCACACATTTTACAAGATATATTAACAGAGGAGCGATATTCAACCTATCAAATTGCAGTACAGTATCATTTATTTGGTTCTCTTGCAGTTATCATTGTTGCAATAGTTATGGATAAACTGTCAGGTAGCTCTATTTTGTGGGCAGGAAGAATGTTAGTAGCTGGAACTGTCATATTCCCAGGAAGTATCTACATCTTAAGCTTAACTGATATTGGAATTTTCGGAGCACTAGCCCCTATAGGTGGAACTTCCTTTTTAATTGGATTTTTGTTGGTATGTATTGCGGCACTAAAACAAAAGTAA
- a CDS encoding acyl carrier protein → MEQSKSEYGLSEAEVSIIVKNNIIKILKTKEKIEDTDHLAEYGFDSIGMIELIIDLEEKFHILFDDEELLPENFQTINQITRLCMEKLESFTQK, encoded by the coding sequence ATGGAACAATCTAAATCTGAATACGGTTTAAGTGAAGCTGAAGTTTCTATTATAGTAAAAAATAATATTATAAAAATATTAAAAACAAAGGAGAAAATTGAAGATACCGATCACCTAGCTGAGTATGGATTTGATTCCATTGGAATGATTGAATTAATCATTGATCTTGAAGAAAAGTTTCATATTTTATTTGATGATGAAGAGCTTCTGCCAGAAAACTTTCAAACGATAAATCAAATTACAAGGTTATGTATGGAAAAACTAGAATCGTTTACACAAAAATAA